The window ACCAGGAGCCGTACCTTTTCCAGCAGTGTCGCCTCGTATCGCCCCTCGAGGTCCTCCGAAGTGTATGAACGTGAGCCCCTTACCCATCGGGTAGTCCAACAAACATTGAACGCACAACCGTTAAACGCTGAACTTACGACAGAATCAGACTTGGATCTGGAGCTTAAAATCAGGATACATTCTCAGGTACTGGATCTGCTCCCTCCTGAGCTGCTTTCGAGTGATGATGAAGCGAGGATAAAGATAGAGGTTGAACGCATATTGAGCTCGATCCTCAACCGCGAAATGATATCCCTCTCACGTGGTGAAAAGGAGAAGTTGTTCGACGAGATAATGGCTGAGATACTCGGATTGGGACCGATAGAGGAGTTCATGAAAGATCCTGAGGTGACCGAGATAATGGTAAACGGCCCCCATAGGATATACATTGAGAGAGGTGGTAGAATATATCCGACGGGGAAGAAATTCAAGGACGACGAACATCTGCTCAGGATAATCCATAGGATCATAGCGCCGCTTAACAGACGCCTTGACGAAACTAATCCGATGGTAGATGCAAGGCTACCGGACGGATCGAGGGTTAACGCCGTCATACCTCCGATATCGCTCATCGGCCCCGTGTTGACGATACATAAGTTCTATAAGGAAAGGTTTACCATGGATGAGCTTATCCAACTGGGAACGATCGATAGGAGGATGGCCGATTTCCTGGCAGCGTGTGTTGTGGCGCGGTTGGACGTGATGATCTCAGGCGGAACGAGCACGGGCAAAACGACTTTTCTCAACGTCCTCTCCTCCTTTATTCCCGAGGGCGAGCGCTTGATCACGATAGAGGACGCGGCGGAGCTGAAATTGCATCAGGAACATGTCATCACGCTTGAGGCGAGACCCGCGGGATTGACCGGGAGAGGAGGAGTCTCCATAAGAGATCTGGTTAGGAACGCCCTGAGAATGCGTCCCGATAGGATCATAATCGGTGAGGTTCGAGGTGGTGAGGCTTTGGATCTTCTGCAGGCAATGAACACGGGACATGAGGGGTCGATGAGCACATGTCATGCTAACTCGCCCTTGGATATGATATCACGACTTGAAACCATGGCGTTGATGTCCGGAATTGAGCTACCTGAAAGGGCCATAAGGGAACAGATCGCCTCGGCTCTCGATGTGATCGTTCAGATGGGGCGTTTCCCCGACGGATCGCGCAAGGTCGTCAAGATAACGGAGGTGCAGGGAATTCAAGCTGACAAAGTTATCCTTCAGGATATCTTCGTCTTCAGAAGAAAGGGGCTTGACAGAAACGGCCGGGTCATCGGGGAGTTCACCTACACCGGAGCCAGGCCTTCCTTCCTGGATCAGCTTCAGGAGTTCGGATTTGACCCGGCTAAGCTGGGGATACTATGATGCTCCTGGCAATAGCGATAACGGCATTTGCTATAACCACCTTTCTGATCCTCAGGATCTCCTCCCAAGCGGGAAGGGACAGGCGAAGACTTGAGAGGTTTACCGGCTCTCCGTCCTCCAAGTCCGGTATTTCCGCTCAGATGCCCTTCAGATACAGGCTCTCCTCGATGATCTATTCCAAGAGATACATAAAGCTTCTACCGATACCGGTGGCTTTCCTTGCCGCTGTGGCCTCGATGACGATGGCGCGCAATTTCCTCATGGGGACGCTGTGGGGAGCTTCCACATATATGGTGGCATACCTGATCCTATCCGCATTGAGAGCTAGGCAGATGGATAAGATCAACTCACAATTGATCGACGTCGTTAATTCCCTGGTCGGATCGATCAAGGCGGGGTTGAGCCTGCCTCAAGCCTTCCAGATCTTGGCCGAGGAACCATCCCTCTCTATCTCCAGAGAGTTCATGGGAGTGGTGAACCGAATACAACTGGGAGCTACAGTCCAACAGGCGTTGGAATGGCTCAACTCGAGGATCCCCATCCCCGAGCTCAGACTGGTCATATCGGTGTTGCTGATCTATCAGGATGTAGGAGGAGATCTGAGCTATATGCTTGAGAAGACGGCGGATGCCCTCAGGTATAGGATCAGGCTGAAAGGGGAGATAAGGAGATCCACGGCTCAGACGAGGCTCTCAGCCGTGATAGGCGTAGCTATACCTTTTGGATTGGCCTTCTTTATCTATAATCTCAACCCCGGTTTCCTCACTCCGCTTTATACAACCAGACCCGGTCTGATTCTGCTGAGCCTGGGGTTGGCGATGAGTGTGACCGGGGTTATGATCATCTACAGGATAGTGAGGGGTATCGAGTTTTGAGCTTTTGGTATTATCTGATCATATTCTCCATATCGAGCTTTATTTCGCTTTATCTTCTCCGAAGGAGAGAGATCGAAGTTGAGAGAAGGATCAAGGAGATGCCCCCGATGGGGGCTATTGCCCGCATCGATGCGATCCTTAGAGGATTCATCCCTCCTGCTGTCAGGGATAAGCTTGAGGAGAAACTGGAGATCGCGGGCAACCCATGGGGACTGCGGGCAGGATCTTTCCTCCTACTTCAAATCGCATCGCTCGTGGCAGCACCTCTTTTCTATCTGCTGACCGCTGAAACGGTCTCCAGAGTCTTCCCGAAACCTGTCTTTCTTATCCTGCTTCTCATCAATGCCCTTTTCCTCCCTTACACTTGGATCATCCGCAGAGGTAGAAAGAGACAGGAGAACATTGAGAAAACGTTGCCCGATTTCCTCGACATGCTCGACATCCTTATAGGAGCAGGTTTCTCCTTCTCCACCGCTATGGAGAAGATCCTGGGATACATACAAAAAGGGGCTCTTAAGGAGGAGCTTTCGAGGGTGATCAATGAGATGAGGGTGGGAAGGTCTTTTGAGGAGGCGATGAAAGGGTTATCTCAGAGGATGAGGATGCCGATACTCTCATCCTTCGTGGGGGCGGTGATTCAAGCGCATAAACTTGGAGTGGATATAAGCGATGTTATAAGGGCACAGGCGGAGTCCATAAGAACTCACAGACGGCAAAAGGCAGAGGAGGCCGCAGCCAAGGCGGCCACGAAGATGATTTTCCCCCTTATACTCTGTACGCTGCCCATGCTTTTCATCCTTCTTATGGGACCTGTCATCATAAGGGCCTTATCGCTGATGAGGTGATCCGTGTTCGCCACAGTGGTAAATCGAACCAAGGACAGGATAATAGGTGATAGGATAAAAATCGCTGATACCTTCTTGAGTAGATTCCTCGGCTTGCTCGGCAAAAAAGGTATCTCACCCGGCGAAGGGGTTCTGATCGTCCCCTGTAACTCAGTTCATACCCTCTTCATGCGATTTACGATCGACGTGATCTTCCTCGATGAGAGGATGAAGGTGATAAAGATTCTGCCCCTGCTGAAACCCTACAGATTTAGCCCCATCGTTAGAGGAGCCCATTCTGTGTTGGAGTTAGCCGAGGGGGAGATAGAAAGGATAGGAATCGAGGTCGATGACCTTCTGGAGGTCATCAGCGAGTGAACAGGTGGATCGAAAGCCTCATAACTTTTCTCTTTCCCGCCAGATGTAGATGTTGTGGAAGTGAGTTGGGAATATGGCGGATCAAATATATCTGCCCTGACTGCTGGGCCAAGATCCGGCCTATCCGTGATCCTGTCTGCTATATCTGTGGGTATCCTCTTTCCCTTGACCCCATTCTCCGTTCAACCCCCATGGAGCCCCTTTGCCGTGACTGCATTCAGACCAGACCCTCCTTCGCCAAGGCCCGATCGGCCGTTCTATATCAGGACGCCGTCGAGACGGCCATACATCTGCTGAAATTCGAGGGCAAGCTGGTGATGGCTCGTCCACTGGCCCAACTTTTGATCGAACATGCCCCGCTTGACGAGTTCAACGATGCCCAAATGGTCATCCCAATGCCTCTCTCCAAAAAGCGTTTGGCCGAGAGGGGATTTAACCAGGTCGAACCGCTGGCGAGAGCCGTCGCCGAAAGGATGGGTCTTGAATATAGGGACGATATCCTCATCAAAATCCGCCATACTCCCCCTCAAAGTCAGTTCCAAGGGCGAGAGAAACGAAAGCGGAACGTGATAGGAGCCTTTCAGGTCAAAGACGAATCCTCGATATCAGGGCTAAACCTGCTGCTGGTAGATGACGTCTTAACGACAGGAGCAACAGCCTCTGAAGCTGCCAAGGTCCTCCTTGAAGCCGGTGCCGCTTCCGTCTATGTTCTGACCCTGGCGCGGGCGGGGATATGAGATGATCCATCGAAGACAGATAGGTTCCTTCACGATATCCCTTATCCTACACCTGATTCTCCTTCTGATCCTGTGGGTGATCCTCGGATCGAGAAGACCTAACCCCCTCTCCGGCGAAATGCAGGTCGATGTATTGTCCGTCAGGCGGACGAGGGTCGCCCGAAGGATCGTCCCTAAGAGGATCACCCCTATCGTGAACTCACGGAAGATATCCCCTGTTGGATCTGAGAGGAGAGTGCAGAGGATGAGGATGAAACCGTCAACACCTCAGATCTCACTTGATCTCAACGTGAAACTCGATGATGAGCTTCAGATGAGCGATGAGGGATGGCTGGCACTGCCACAGAGGAAGGAGGAGGTGAAAACCGGACCTATCGCCCTACCGAGGTCGAGGAGACCCACTGATATCTTCACGCCCGCCGTGAAAAGAGGGACGATCGGGGATATCCAAAAGGGGATCGAACCGCAGGGAATAACCGTCTCTGACATGCTAGACGCCATGGTTGAGGAGATGATCGGGAAAAACCGATCGGGCAAAATGGATCTGATTTTCCTTGTGGATTCCAGCGGAACGATGCGTCCTCATATCTTGATGGTCGCCAGGAAGCTTTCGGGGATGGTTGAAAGAGTCAAGAGGGCTAACATCGACCTGCTCGTCGGCGTGGTTTCCTTCAATCGAATGGAGCGAGAGGATCTCATAAATATCTTCGGCCCCACAAATGACATATCAAGGGTCAGGGAGAGATTGATCTCGATAAGATGTATAGGCGATGAGCGGGCGTTGAACGCCCTTATGACAGCGATGGAGAAACTGAAGCTCAGACGGAAATCGGATAGGATCTTCGTGCTGGTCACGGATGAGAGGATGAAAGGCGAATATAAGGTCGAGGATGTGATAAAGGTCGCCTTGAAGAACGGGCTCAGCGTCTATGTCCTGGGGGTAAAGGACCCTCAACAGGTGAAGTTGGCTCGGGAGACAGGTGGAAATTGGTTTGAAATTCCAACCTCCAAGGAGGAGTATTCCATATGGTAAGGGTTATAGAGATCTTCTACTCGGTTCAAGGCGAGGGACATCGCACCGGTCAGCCTATGGTCTTCGTTAGATTCGCCGGATGTAATCTGAGATGCGATTTCTGCGACACGAAATACGCCTGGAAGATGGAAAAGGGAAAACGCATGAGCGAGGAGGAGGTCTTGGAGGAGGTCTCGAAATACGGGTGCGATTGGGTTTGTCTGACAGGAGGCGAACCTACGTTGCAGGACCTTTCGAGATTGATCCCGATGCTCAGGGAGGAGGGGTATGAGGTGGCGATTGAGACCAACGGGACTATCTTTCAGAAATCGCTCAGGCTCGCATCCTGGATAACGGTGTCGCCTAAGCCCGGGGCGGAGGTACATCCGCTTGTAATGGAGATCGCCGACGAGCTGAAATACGTCATACGATCCGAGGAGGATCTTAAGAGGATAAGATATCATCCGCTCATCTATCTTCAGCCCGTGGATAACAACCCCCAGGCCGTGCAGATCTGCGTGAATGCTGTCCTGAAGAATCCCAGATGGCGTCTATCGGTACAGGTTCACAAGTTGATAGGGATCCCCTAAGGCTCCACAGCTCTGCTCCCGGCCCGACAGAGGGGACATTCCTCTGGAGCATAAGTGGGCACATCCAGAGTTAGAAGCGATATCTTAGGCACATCGAAGAGGGCCTTGCCTCCGCTTCTATCTATCAAACATCCCACGGCGACGACCTTCCCGCCCATCCTCTCGGCTAAATCCATTACCTTCCTCACCGATCCGCCTGTCGTCAGGACATCATCCACGGCTAGCACCCTGTCATCCGGCCTTATCTCGAACCCCGGCCTGAGGAACATCCCGCCTGAGCCGTCCTTTTCGCCGAAGATCGCCCGCGCCCCGAGATGCCTGGCCGTCTCATATGCCAGGATCACCCCACCCACGGCCGGACCTATAACGAGGGTTATGTTAAATCCCTTGACCTGTTCAGCTATTTCCCCGCACAACCTCTCGGCATATCGGGGATATTGGAGCACGACGGCTGACTGGAAGAAGATAGGACTATGCATTCCGGAGCGAAGCTTGAAATGTCCCTCAAGGAGCGCTCCGGTCTGACGAAACATATCGATTATCTCGTCCCTTCTCATCCCTCTATCTCCTCGATGATCTTAAACGCCGCCCCCCTTGGGTCATCGGAGGCGTAAATCGGCCTTCCCACGACGATATAATCGGCCCCGGCCCTGAGCGCTTGGGATGGGGTCATAACCCTTCTCTGATCTCCCCTCTCGAACCATTCCGGTCTGACACCGGGGGTAACTATCGTGAAATCCTCTCCGCATCTATCCCGTATGACGTCGATCTCCAAAGGGGAGGCGACCACTCCATTAAGTCCCGCCGATTTGGCCATCTCAGCCATATGGGCTACCTGATCCCTGATCGACCTCTCTGTCCCATATATCCTCCTCATTTCATCCTCATCCAGGCTTGTTAGGACCGTTACGCCGAGGAGAATAGGAGGGGGGATACCGATCCTGTCGGCCTCATCACGAGCTGCCTCAACGGCCGCTTGCATCATCCTCATGCCGCCGCCGATATGAAGGTTGAACATGTCAACTCCCATTGAAACCGCCGCCCGCGATGCATCGGCCACCGTATTCGGGATATCATGAAGCTTTAGATCGAGGAAGAGCTTCACATCCATCTCCTTAAGCTTCGAGATGATCCGGGGACCGCCCAAGGTGAAGAGACGAAGGCCGATCTTGTAGAAGGAGATCAAATCACTCAGTCTCCTCACCAGATCCGCTGCCTTTTGAGGACTTTCCACGTCCAGAGCTAGAATCAGCCTTTGCCGTGATCCCATCTTCAGGTAACACCTCCAACATCACATATGCCGTTCCATGCTCGATCATGCCTAACTCTTTGGCCGCCTCATAGGAGAGATCGAGTATCCTGCCTTTTAGAAACGGCCCCCTATCGTTAACCCTCACGATCACGGATCTGCCGTTTTGGAGATTCGTT is drawn from Candidatus Poribacteria bacterium and contains these coding sequences:
- a CDS encoding VWA domain-containing protein, translated to MIHRRQIGSFTISLILHLILLLILWVILGSRRPNPLSGEMQVDVLSVRRTRVARRIVPKRITPIVNSRKISPVGSERRVQRMRMKPSTPQISLDLNVKLDDELQMSDEGWLALPQRKEEVKTGPIALPRSRRPTDIFTPAVKRGTIGDIQKGIEPQGITVSDMLDAMVEEMIGKNRSGKMDLIFLVDSSGTMRPHILMVARKLSGMVERVKRANIDLLVGVVSFNRMEREDLINIFGPTNDISRVRERLISIRCIGDERALNALMTAMEKLKLRRKSDRIFVLVTDERMKGEYKVEDVIKVALKNGLSVYVLGVKDPQQVKLARETGGNWFEIPTSKEEYSIW
- a CDS encoding ComF family protein — protein: MNRWIESLITFLFPARCRCCGSELGIWRIKYICPDCWAKIRPIRDPVCYICGYPLSLDPILRSTPMEPLCRDCIQTRPSFAKARSAVLYQDAVETAIHLLKFEGKLVMARPLAQLLIEHAPLDEFNDAQMVIPMPLSKKRLAERGFNQVEPLARAVAERMGLEYRDDILIKIRHTPPQSQFQGREKRKRNVIGAFQVKDESSISGLNLLLVDDVLTTGATASEAAKVLLEAGAASVYVLTLARAGI
- a CDS encoding DUF192 domain-containing protein, producing the protein MFATVVNRTKDRIIGDRIKIADTFLSRFLGLLGKKGISPGEGVLIVPCNSVHTLFMRFTIDVIFLDERMKVIKILPLLKPYRFSPIVRGAHSVLELAEGEIERIGIEVDDLLEVISE
- a CDS encoding CpaF family protein, yielding MSLIERLRKFEMTNPPRKEETGETQRAKPGRVERTRSRTFSSSVASYRPSRSSEVYEREPLTHRVVQQTLNAQPLNAELTTESDLDLELKIRIHSQVLDLLPPELLSSDDEARIKIEVERILSSILNREMISLSRGEKEKLFDEIMAEILGLGPIEEFMKDPEVTEIMVNGPHRIYIERGGRIYPTGKKFKDDEHLLRIIHRIIAPLNRRLDETNPMVDARLPDGSRVNAVIPPISLIGPVLTIHKFYKERFTMDELIQLGTIDRRMADFLAACVVARLDVMISGGTSTGKTTFLNVLSSFIPEGERLITIEDAAELKLHQEHVITLEARPAGLTGRGGVSIRDLVRNALRMRPDRIIIGEVRGGEALDLLQAMNTGHEGSMSTCHANSPLDMISRLETMALMSGIELPERAIREQIASALDVIVQMGRFPDGSRKVVKITEVQGIQADKVILQDIFVFRRKGLDRNGRVIGEFTYTGARPSFLDQLQEFGFDPAKLGIL
- a CDS encoding type II secretion system F family protein, which codes for MSFWYYLIIFSISSFISLYLLRRREIEVERRIKEMPPMGAIARIDAILRGFIPPAVRDKLEEKLEIAGNPWGLRAGSFLLLQIASLVAAPLFYLLTAETVSRVFPKPVFLILLLINALFLPYTWIIRRGRKRQENIEKTLPDFLDMLDILIGAGFSFSTAMEKILGYIQKGALKEELSRVINEMRVGRSFEEAMKGLSQRMRMPILSSFVGAVIQAHKLGVDISDVIRAQAESIRTHRRQKAEEAAAKAATKMIFPLILCTLPMLFILLMGPVIIRALSLMR
- a CDS encoding type II secretion system F family protein, producing MLLAIAITAFAITTFLILRISSQAGRDRRRLERFTGSPSSKSGISAQMPFRYRLSSMIYSKRYIKLLPIPVAFLAAVASMTMARNFLMGTLWGASTYMVAYLILSALRARQMDKINSQLIDVVNSLVGSIKAGLSLPQAFQILAEEPSLSISREFMGVVNRIQLGATVQQALEWLNSRIPIPELRLVISVLLIYQDVGGDLSYMLEKTADALRYRIRLKGEIRRSTAQTRLSAVIGVAIPFGLAFFIYNLNPGFLTPLYTTRPGLILLSLGLAMSVTGVMIIYRIVRGIEF
- the pyrE gene encoding orotate phosphoribosyltransferase, coding for MRRDEIIDMFRQTGALLEGHFKLRSGMHSPIFFQSAVVLQYPRYAERLCGEIAEQVKGFNITLVIGPAVGGVILAYETARHLGARAIFGEKDGSGGMFLRPGFEIRPDDRVLAVDDVLTTGGSVRKVMDLAERMGGKVVAVGCLIDRSGGKALFDVPKISLLTLDVPTYAPEECPLCRAGSRAVEP
- a CDS encoding 7-carboxy-7-deazaguanine synthase QueE, which encodes MVRVIEIFYSVQGEGHRTGQPMVFVRFAGCNLRCDFCDTKYAWKMEKGKRMSEEEVLEEVSKYGCDWVCLTGGEPTLQDLSRLIPMLREEGYEVAIETNGTIFQKSLRLASWITVSPKPGAEVHPLVMEIADELKYVIRSEEDLKRIRYHPLIYLQPVDNNPQAVQICVNAVLKNPRWRLSVQVHKLIGIP
- the pyrF gene encoding orotidine-5'-phosphate decarboxylase; translated protein: MGSRQRLILALDVESPQKAADLVRRLSDLISFYKIGLRLFTLGGPRIISKLKEMDVKLFLDLKLHDIPNTVADASRAAVSMGVDMFNLHIGGGMRMMQAAVEAARDEADRIGIPPPILLGVTVLTSLDEDEMRRIYGTERSIRDQVAHMAEMAKSAGLNGVVASPLEIDVIRDRCGEDFTIVTPGVRPEWFERGDQRRVMTPSQALRAGADYIVVGRPIYASDDPRGAAFKIIEEIEG